One Gimesia aquarii DNA segment encodes these proteins:
- a CDS encoding replication initiator protein A codes for MNLISPAINGNVENSTRRFGKDELNLADWKIGVATYQQPVTDEGKKVDRHTTVISRSDGTCQQVIREAPSSVGLPTAADDDLLLALEYLTYREGFNADVIHFEPNELLKIMNCPANNHYRQRLKDSFERLVKVSVTYTDIWYDRKTQAVAPAFFTGVLAETKLVFRRGRPQQGSRPESYFQWVDSLFQSMKQGNLATIDLDLHFSLKLPGSRQLHRHLNKRRYGTRKYATYERDLKELACGHLGMQDCKDLKRNFHRSVQELIDVNYLSPDSVQYIKVRPGVWRVRFDFQAVSPVVPAPVALVQQFYKLWAGEVPPRIFDGELAHARELLDLHPETTIRQVLPNVVSTMKTEFPNAKSFGGARKYFDEALQSFSARQQKIERTEVDVQADTQKQAAFHEEQEQKRQLRGKRLAIWDELTEAQKSKLYEEAIQQATSAAVRARLVRGKADQHPATEVLALLVTKQNTPAGDSA; via the coding sequence ATGAATTTGATCTCTCCGGCCATCAACGGCAATGTTGAAAATTCAACACGACGATTTGGCAAAGATGAACTGAATCTGGCGGACTGGAAGATCGGTGTGGCCACCTATCAGCAACCGGTGACGGATGAGGGAAAAAAAGTGGATCGACACACGACCGTCATTTCGCGGAGTGATGGAACCTGCCAGCAGGTAATACGGGAAGCCCCTTCCAGTGTGGGTCTGCCAACGGCCGCGGATGACGATCTATTGCTGGCTTTGGAATATTTGACCTACCGGGAGGGTTTTAATGCAGATGTGATTCATTTTGAGCCGAATGAACTGCTCAAAATCATGAATTGCCCTGCCAATAACCATTACCGGCAACGTTTGAAAGATTCTTTTGAGCGATTGGTCAAGGTTTCTGTGACATACACCGATATCTGGTATGACCGAAAAACACAGGCAGTGGCTCCCGCGTTTTTCACCGGAGTACTGGCGGAAACCAAGCTAGTTTTTCGTCGGGGACGTCCACAGCAGGGGAGCCGGCCGGAGAGTTATTTTCAATGGGTGGACAGCCTGTTTCAGAGCATGAAGCAAGGAAATCTGGCAACAATTGACCTGGATCTGCACTTTTCGTTGAAACTGCCGGGAAGCCGTCAACTCCATCGGCATCTCAATAAACGTCGCTATGGAACACGAAAGTATGCCACGTATGAGCGTGACTTGAAAGAACTCGCCTGCGGTCATCTGGGAATGCAGGACTGCAAGGACTTGAAACGTAATTTTCATCGTTCCGTGCAGGAACTGATCGACGTGAACTATCTTTCTCCCGATTCCGTGCAGTACATCAAGGTACGACCCGGTGTCTGGCGTGTGCGCTTTGATTTTCAGGCCGTATCACCGGTTGTGCCTGCACCGGTTGCACTGGTACAGCAGTTTTACAAGTTATGGGCGGGTGAAGTCCCTCCACGGATCTTCGATGGGGAATTAGCCCATGCGCGTGAACTTCTTGATTTACATCCAGAAACGACAATTCGTCAAGTGTTACCCAACGTGGTTTCTACCATGAAAACAGAGTTCCCGAATGCCAAAAGTTTTGGGGGCGCGCGAAAATATTTTGACGAGGCACTGCAGTCATTTTCTGCCAGACAGCAAAAGATAGAGCGAACAGAGGTGGATGTGCAGGCAGACACTCAAAAGCAGGCTGCATTCCATGAGGAGCAGGAACAGAAACGTCAACTCCGTGGCAAGCGCCTGGCGATCTGGGATGAACTGACGGAGGCCCAAAAATCAAAACTTTATGAAGAGGCGATTCAGCAGGCAACCAGTGCCGCTGTGCGGGCAAGGCTGGTACGAGGTAAAGCTGATCAGCATCCTGCGACGGAAGTTCTGGCTCTGTTGGTAACCAAACAAAATACTCCGGCAGGGGATTCAGCCTGA
- the dnaB gene encoding replicative DNA helicase, protein MPSPSLINTEPSNLEAERTVIGALLLDSDAIFKILSRLCGHDFHDPVLGSIYQAIMQLTEEGSGIDFVTVADKLKDHSKIQQLGGSAFLADLSSKVPTASHIEKYADIVLEQSRRRQLARLGTKITSLAHEKTQSASELLEQAEQEFLQLSHQTTLHKPVSLSEMRTERYDRYTMLHEADDPAEHFGIRTGFSDIDHLLTAMAPGHFIVLAARPSMGKTALALDIARNVGLQQQKSVGIFSLEMTKEEIFDRMFGSLSSISPWKLTKGHLSDDEFMQMGPVLDQLTDHQIYVDDDPDRTLLNIRSKARRLQMEHGLDLLIIDYMQLIQITDRFARENRTREMSHISENLKQLARELHCPVLALSQLSRECERRPDKRPQLSDLRDSGSIEQDADRVLMLYREGYYNEATEHPQLTDLYIRKNRHGPTGHIELIFDKEKMSFNQTHR, encoded by the coding sequence ATGCCTTCACCCTCTCTTATCAACACAGAACCCAGCAATCTGGAAGCGGAACGAACGGTGATTGGAGCGTTACTACTTGATTCGGATGCGATTTTCAAAATTCTTTCTCGCTTATGTGGACATGATTTCCATGATCCGGTGTTGGGAAGTATCTATCAAGCGATCATGCAATTGACTGAAGAGGGGAGTGGGATCGATTTTGTGACTGTGGCAGACAAGCTGAAAGATCACAGCAAAATTCAGCAGCTGGGGGGCTCTGCTTTTCTGGCAGATCTGTCCAGCAAGGTGCCGACAGCTTCCCATATTGAAAAGTATGCGGACATTGTGCTGGAACAGAGCAGACGCAGGCAGCTTGCCAGGCTGGGGACCAAAATCACCAGTCTGGCCCATGAAAAAACGCAGTCCGCCTCAGAATTACTCGAACAGGCGGAACAGGAGTTTTTGCAGCTTTCGCATCAGACAACCCTGCACAAACCGGTTTCATTGTCAGAGATGCGAACGGAACGTTACGACCGTTACACCATGCTGCATGAAGCGGATGACCCCGCCGAACATTTCGGGATACGGACTGGGTTCAGTGATATTGATCATCTCTTAACGGCGATGGCCCCTGGACACTTCATTGTGTTGGCGGCCCGCCCCAGTATGGGAAAGACAGCACTTGCGCTCGATATCGCCCGGAACGTCGGCCTGCAACAACAGAAGTCGGTTGGTATCTTCTCCCTCGAAATGACAAAGGAAGAAATCTTTGATCGGATGTTCGGAAGCCTCTCCAGCATTTCACCCTGGAAACTGACAAAAGGGCATCTTTCTGATGACGAATTCATGCAAATGGGACCGGTGCTGGACCAATTAACCGATCATCAAATCTACGTGGACGATGATCCGGATCGCACATTGCTCAACATCCGCAGCAAAGCCCGCCGATTGCAAATGGAACACGGGCTTGATCTCTTGATTATCGACTACATGCAACTGATCCAGATCACGGACCGTTTTGCCCGAGAGAACCGGACGCGGGAAATGAGTCACATTTCTGAAAACCTGAAACAACTGGCCCGTGAACTGCACTGTCCCGTGCTGGCTTTGTCGCAACTCTCCCGCGAATGCGAACGTCGTCCTGACAAACGCCCGCAGCTTTCAGACTTGCGCGACTCCGGTTCCATCGAGCAGGATGCCGACCGGGTGTTAATGCTCTACCGTGAAGGCTACTACAACGAAGCGACCGAACACCCCCAATTGACCGACCTCTACATCCGCAAAAATCGCCACGGTCCCACCGGTCATATCGAACTCATCTTTGACAAAGAAAAAATGAGTTTCAATCAGACACATCGGTAG
- a CDS encoding PAS domain S-box protein has translation MKSRQQPKKEQEKSENKSSHSILHTHSGEVGDNFANSLNEVYVIDTIDLNFVCLNKRAITKSGYSIEEASLLTPIHILPQMNDEQFRLLVSPLVDKLIPKIVIEALLQRRDGTQSNVEIQIQLTQFMGQECLELTILDTSEHKHSIYELERYKFATDNTTDAVYWVREDSSFFYVNNSACKMLGYSREQLLSMGVVDIDPKYPMDVWKKHWSNMKQKRFMSLETKHRTASGEFRFASMEVHFYEYYDEEFIVGTARDITDAKYTQMALQKTQAALDTATDVILWLQTDGKIIYVNDIAHNRLDYTRDEILEMNVADITPDIESAELFKSEIWPSLEAQKGMVFQFTFQRKDGSTFPAEMTTHLIEFSEEKFACSFVRDLTEINQAHLKLKELHELNQTMIELLSVTDGVWDWKVDTGEVWYAPGWRKMLGYAGDDIKGIPNTLEAFDSRIHPDDIKGVWATVQESFDSITGVSQEVNDKKLAEKHKESQEHHQSKITSIIKPFEHEFRLRTKDKSYIWVRARGMPRFDSAGNPVRLVGSTNDITEAKKSREAIEESEERFKQLANLNTPCWITEIDSNCTWLNQQWIDYTGQTLEEQLGFGWLDAVHPDDVDQTKTIYLEAVQNQQNFELEYRLRRYDGHYRVFRARGSVSRDRKGYFNGFTGFSIDIHDQREAQLALEREKEALAVSNKDLQEFAYVASHDLQEPLRKIMAFSELVKEESGEQLAEESQKYLETVIESAKRLKQLVSDLLTFSRISSRGKEFAPVNAKKCLDYALNNLEFAIQENDAQITSDELPVVLVDANQLTMLFQNLVSNAIKYRSDEKVKIHIGVHSINSVHKFYVQDNGIGIEPQYSKKIFEIFQRLHGRYACGGGTGIGLAICKRIIERFGGDIWMESEIGKGTTFYFTINND, from the coding sequence ATGAAATCCAGACAACAACCAAAAAAAGAGCAGGAAAAATCTGAGAATAAATCCAGTCATTCGATACTTCATACTCATAGTGGGGAGGTAGGAGATAACTTTGCTAACTCACTAAATGAAGTCTATGTCATTGATACAATTGACCTGAACTTTGTCTGTCTAAATAAAAGGGCAATCACGAAGTCTGGTTACTCAATCGAAGAAGCCAGTCTGTTAACTCCAATACACATCTTACCTCAAATGAACGATGAGCAGTTTCGTCTGCTAGTTTCCCCATTGGTCGATAAGCTGATTCCTAAAATTGTGATTGAGGCCTTACTGCAGCGAAGAGATGGGACTCAATCTAACGTTGAAATCCAAATTCAGCTTACCCAATTTATGGGTCAAGAGTGTTTAGAGTTGACCATTCTGGATACATCAGAACATAAACATTCTATCTATGAGTTAGAGCGTTACAAGTTTGCAACTGACAACACGACAGACGCAGTCTATTGGGTCCGCGAGGATAGCAGTTTTTTTTACGTCAATAACTCTGCTTGTAAGATGCTGGGGTATTCTCGGGAGCAGTTACTGAGTATGGGGGTTGTTGACATCGACCCCAAATATCCGATGGATGTTTGGAAAAAACACTGGTCGAACATGAAGCAAAAGCGGTTTATGAGCTTGGAAACAAAACATCGTACCGCAAGTGGTGAGTTTCGATTTGCGTCAATGGAAGTCCATTTTTATGAGTACTATGACGAAGAATTTATTGTTGGCACCGCACGCGACATTACCGACGCAAAATACACTCAAATGGCTCTTCAGAAAACGCAAGCAGCACTCGATACAGCTACTGATGTGATTCTTTGGTTACAAACGGACGGTAAAATTATCTACGTCAATGACATCGCTCATAACCGCTTGGATTATACACGAGATGAAATCCTGGAGATGAATGTTGCTGATATCACTCCCGATATTGAATCTGCTGAGCTGTTTAAGAGTGAAATATGGCCGAGTCTCGAAGCCCAAAAAGGAATGGTTTTTCAATTCACTTTTCAAAGAAAAGACGGTAGTACTTTTCCTGCTGAAATGACAACTCATCTAATCGAATTCAGTGAGGAGAAATTTGCCTGTTCCTTTGTGCGAGATCTTACGGAAATCAATCAGGCACATCTGAAACTGAAAGAGTTGCATGAACTGAATCAAACTATGATTGAACTACTTTCTGTTACCGATGGTGTTTGGGACTGGAAGGTTGATACGGGAGAAGTCTGGTATGCACCTGGTTGGCGGAAGATGCTTGGATATGCCGGAGACGACATCAAGGGCATACCGAATACGTTAGAGGCATTTGATTCCCGAATTCATCCTGATGATATAAAAGGAGTCTGGGCTACAGTACAGGAAAGCTTTGATTCCATAACCGGTGTCTCACAGGAGGTTAATGATAAAAAACTGGCTGAAAAGCATAAAGAAAGCCAAGAACATCATCAAAGTAAAATCACTTCCATTATCAAGCCGTTCGAACACGAGTTTCGCCTCAGGACAAAAGACAAGAGCTATATCTGGGTGCGAGCCCGTGGAATGCCCCGTTTCGATTCTGCGGGAAACCCAGTCCGACTTGTTGGATCGACCAATGATATTACCGAGGCGAAAAAATCACGAGAAGCCATCGAAGAAAGTGAAGAGCGCTTCAAGCAATTGGCGAACCTCAACACACCTTGTTGGATCACAGAAATTGATTCTAACTGCACATGGTTAAACCAGCAATGGATCGATTACACCGGGCAAACCTTAGAGGAACAATTAGGATTTGGATGGTTAGATGCTGTGCATCCTGATGATGTTGATCAGACTAAGACAATCTATTTGGAAGCGGTTCAGAACCAACAGAATTTTGAGTTGGAATATCGCTTGCGTCGCTACGATGGTCACTATCGAGTGTTTAGAGCGCGAGGATCAGTAAGTCGTGACCGTAAAGGGTATTTTAATGGTTTTACAGGATTCAGTATTGATATCCATGACCAGAGAGAGGCTCAACTGGCACTTGAGAGAGAAAAAGAGGCGCTTGCAGTTAGTAACAAAGACCTTCAGGAATTTGCATACGTTGCTTCGCATGATCTTCAAGAGCCTCTCCGCAAAATTATGGCGTTTTCTGAACTTGTCAAAGAAGAATCTGGTGAGCAATTAGCTGAAGAGAGTCAAAAATATCTGGAAACCGTGATTGAGAGCGCTAAGAGATTAAAACAGTTAGTGAGCGATTTGCTGACGTTCTCCAGAATCTCAAGTCGAGGTAAAGAATTTGCTCCCGTGAATGCAAAGAAATGTCTGGATTATGCTCTTAATAATTTAGAATTTGCAATTCAAGAAAATGATGCCCAAATCACCTCCGACGAGTTACCAGTTGTGCTTGTTGATGCAAATCAGTTAACAATGCTATTTCAAAACCTCGTCAGTAACGCTATAAAATATCGATCTGATGAAAAAGTAAAAATCCATATTGGTGTTCACAGTATCAATTCAGTTCACAAATTTTATGTTCAAGATAATGGAATTGGAATTGAGCCTCAATACTCTAAAAAAATATTTGAGATCTTCCAACGTCTGCATGGCCGATATGCATGTGGAGGAGGAACAGGAATTGGGCTGGCGATCTGCAAACGAATCATTGAACGATTTGGCGGTGATATTTGGATGGAATCTGAAATCGGTAAAGGAACTACATTCTACTTTACAATTAATAATGACTAA
- a CDS encoding response regulator — translation MVPEHARPINILLIEDDEDDVELIKRSLKRDRIVNTFTHVSDGIMAMEYLRKQGEFTDAIRPDLILLDLNMPRMDGREVLRQCREDESMDTIPIVIFTSSDDEQDILASYKYKANSYVTKPIDLVQFRDVLTGLSKYWFCIVTLPPTDDNR, via the coding sequence ATGGTACCAGAACATGCTCGACCAATAAACATCTTGCTCATTGAGGATGATGAAGACGACGTTGAATTGATTAAGAGATCTCTTAAACGCGACCGTATTGTGAATACTTTCACACACGTGAGCGATGGCATCATGGCGATGGAATACTTGCGAAAACAGGGAGAGTTTACTGATGCGATTCGACCAGATCTGATTTTGCTGGATCTAAACATGCCGCGGATGGATGGCCGTGAAGTGTTGAGGCAATGTCGTGAAGACGAGTCGATGGACACGATTCCCATTGTTATCTTTACCAGTTCTGACGATGAACAAGATATACTGGCCAGCTATAAATACAAGGCTAATAGCTATGTGACGAAACCGATCGATTTAGTTCAATTCCGTGATGTATTGACTGGACTCAGCAAGTATTGGTTCTGTATAGTCACCCTGCCCCCAACTGACGACAATCGGTAG
- a CDS encoding toprim domain-containing protein — MLQKKRGYIDVDTLQRELVAAGDVVERIASFYNVPLPELHKTQNETRMACIFACGKDQETGDRTISLKTKQDGAVFRCFQYGCTVRGNLLNLMFLMKHDREPVGGKLKGAEFKEIATDLKAIVEGHSREPAAEEPSTDELPQSISDESPLENIPIKDSENERARELVHLDERFVTDVAEMSPKAAAYVRQRPYMIPEVMQQFRCGYLPHDAGSLLRGHFVYGYPDAEENILTWFGRNLNYEAQYKKWQRSGDSSKEPHKFKFVKGFHRGQELFGEPQFHELATREQMQQTGIILVEGPNDVINLHTLGIPALAVCSNTITETQADKLATLANQIPGGHVSVMFDLDQEGENGAKQTVLELAKRCCVRLAWTANHAKGNFKGRQPESVTSEDWNTAILPALMHVS; from the coding sequence ATGCTCCAGAAAAAACGTGGCTACATTGACGTTGATACCCTGCAACGCGAACTGGTTGCTGCCGGTGATGTCGTGGAACGCATCGCCAGTTTCTACAACGTCCCACTACCGGAACTACACAAAACGCAAAATGAAACCCGCATGGCATGTATTTTTGCCTGTGGCAAAGACCAGGAAACCGGCGACCGGACGATCTCCCTCAAAACCAAACAGGACGGTGCCGTATTTCGCTGTTTTCAGTATGGCTGCACGGTGCGGGGCAATTTGCTGAATCTGATGTTCCTGATGAAACATGACCGCGAACCGGTTGGTGGAAAACTAAAGGGAGCCGAGTTCAAAGAAATTGCCACTGATCTGAAAGCGATAGTTGAAGGACACTCACGGGAACCAGCAGCGGAGGAACCATCAACGGACGAGTTACCGCAATCAATATCTGATGAATCCCCTCTCGAAAATATTCCAATCAAAGACTCCGAGAACGAACGGGCTCGTGAGCTGGTTCATCTCGACGAGCGTTTCGTGACCGATGTAGCGGAAATGTCCCCGAAAGCCGCTGCTTATGTGCGACAACGTCCTTACATGATTCCGGAGGTCATGCAACAATTTCGTTGTGGTTATCTGCCCCATGATGCGGGGAGTCTGTTGCGTGGTCATTTTGTCTATGGCTATCCCGATGCAGAAGAAAACATTCTGACTTGGTTTGGTCGTAATCTTAACTATGAAGCGCAATATAAAAAATGGCAACGTTCCGGTGACAGTTCCAAAGAACCGCACAAATTCAAATTTGTGAAAGGCTTCCATCGCGGACAAGAACTCTTTGGCGAACCACAGTTTCATGAACTCGCTACCCGCGAACAAATGCAACAAACCGGTATCATCCTCGTTGAAGGGCCCAATGATGTCATTAATCTTCACACCCTTGGTATTCCCGCTTTGGCAGTCTGCAGTAACACCATCACTGAAACCCAGGCAGACAAGTTGGCAACGCTGGCAAATCAAATTCCCGGCGGTCATGTCTCGGTGATGTTTGATCTTGATCAGGAGGGCGAGAATGGCGCGAAACAAACGGTGCTGGAATTGGCAAAGCGCTGTTGTGTGCGTCTTGCCTGGACGGCAAATCATGCAAAGGGAAATTTCAAAGGCAGACAACCGGAGTCTGTGACCTCCGAAGATTGGAATACGGCGATTCTTCCGGCCCTGATGCATGTGTCGTAA
- a CDS encoding replication-relaxation family protein, with product MATRSLIKTRWQKTSRDDEILAALTRCPLTAEEMFKLSQTWSQPFTSLRRVQERMQDLSAAGQLQAWRYATTGQGGARLYYKLTLTGYRTVMQDDQIKPPTKRFFHEISPGRHRHQRALSQFIVQTYLAAHVRGIKVTDFHPENTFRIDCGERPLWPDARFTLMLPNESQFSYCVELDNSTESVLSHKSTDSILSKMQRYLIDLVAAPQSYRVLFPVTGSADRLQHIVDLARNLTDGRSFSPFYVVLLDDYLAHPDAFFRPCFHAPQNKNISLLRSQARQFQVRSALLARPAFV from the coding sequence ATGGCAACACGATCCCTCATAAAAACACGTTGGCAAAAGACGTCCCGCGATGATGAAATCCTGGCGGCTTTGACGCGGTGCCCGTTGACGGCAGAAGAAATGTTCAAACTGAGCCAGACCTGGTCGCAACCCTTTACCAGTTTGCGGCGAGTCCAGGAGCGAATGCAAGATTTAAGCGCCGCAGGCCAGTTGCAGGCGTGGCGGTATGCCACGACAGGTCAGGGGGGTGCCCGGCTGTACTACAAGCTGACACTGACCGGTTATCGCACGGTAATGCAGGACGATCAGATCAAACCGCCTACCAAACGTTTCTTTCACGAAATCAGTCCGGGCCGACATCGGCATCAGCGGGCCTTATCACAATTCATCGTACAGACCTATCTGGCCGCTCATGTTCGTGGAATCAAGGTCACTGATTTTCATCCCGAAAACACGTTCCGCATTGATTGCGGAGAACGACCGCTGTGGCCTGACGCGCGGTTTACGCTGATGTTGCCGAATGAGAGCCAGTTTTCATATTGCGTAGAACTCGATAACAGCACCGAATCCGTACTCTCGCACAAGAGTACCGACAGCATCCTGAGTAAAATGCAACGCTATCTCATTGATCTGGTGGCCGCACCTCAGTCCTACCGTGTGCTGTTTCCCGTCACCGGTTCAGCAGATCGATTACAACATATCGTCGATCTCGCCAGAAACTTGACGGACGGACGCTCGTTTTCCCCGTTTTATGTGGTGTTGCTGGATGACTATCTCGCCCACCCCGATGCGTTCTTCCGTCCCTGTTTTCATGCACCACAGAACAAAAACATTTCTCTGTTGCGTTCCCAGGCACGACAGTTTCAAGTTCGCTCTGCTTTGCTGGCCAGACCGGCTTTCGTGTGA
- a CDS encoding type IV secretory system conjugative DNA transfer family protein: MLNKFTEPRLGLFQSSGVSRNKRPPHRCGFLLSDEELATLWHLPTSSVRDVSHQVTHSRRLEPPVELPLKKREILGSRICELGRVSFQDQNERFGLRTADRFRHLFIVGKTGNGKSTVLQNAILSDMRAGEGLAVVDPHGDLAEAVLASVPSQRTNDVILIDPSDLHYPVGFNPLDVNAAMADVACDGVVSTFRKVFGTGTHTPRLEDILWNTVLALMLAGDATILDMLRMFDVDDRLRRQILARVTDPVVRNWWMATFPKLRSLKGEDPFASVENKLRQLLTNSVIRNMVSQPQSRIDFRAAMDSGKILILNLSKGKLGERTSSFLGSLFVTQLQLATMTRATIPEQGRRPFYLYVDEFQNVATSSFATFLSEARKYKLGLCLATQFLDQVDPETLQAVFGNVGSLLVFAVGPNDAEILADQLTGHVTAADLIALPKYRACIRLMIDGMSRPAFTMETIKPTEITDLHRAAIVRAQSRRQYAQPLETVQTRIQKAFSSAWMMLPDYVDPNLFPMGYHGLGFC, from the coding sequence GTGCTCAATAAGTTTACGGAACCACGGTTGGGCCTGTTTCAGTCTTCAGGCGTTTCCCGGAACAAGAGGCCCCCACATCGTTGTGGTTTTCTCCTTTCTGATGAGGAACTGGCCACGCTCTGGCATCTGCCGACCAGTTCGGTGCGGGATGTTTCCCATCAGGTAACACATTCCCGGCGGTTGGAACCGCCGGTAGAGTTACCCCTCAAAAAAAGGGAAATTTTGGGTTCCAGAATTTGCGAGCTGGGACGAGTTTCCTTTCAGGACCAGAACGAGCGTTTCGGACTGCGGACTGCAGACCGGTTTCGGCACCTGTTCATTGTGGGCAAAACCGGAAACGGCAAATCAACGGTGCTGCAAAATGCGATTTTGTCAGACATGCGGGCAGGGGAGGGCTTGGCGGTCGTTGATCCGCACGGAGATCTGGCCGAAGCCGTGCTGGCGTCTGTCCCCAGTCAGCGTACCAATGATGTGATTCTGATTGATCCGAGTGATCTCCACTATCCGGTTGGCTTCAATCCACTCGATGTGAATGCTGCCATGGCTGATGTCGCCTGCGATGGCGTGGTCAGTACCTTTCGCAAGGTGTTCGGAACCGGGACGCACACACCTCGCCTGGAAGACATTTTGTGGAATACCGTCCTGGCACTAATGCTGGCAGGGGATGCGACGATTCTGGATATGCTGCGGATGTTTGATGTCGATGACCGTTTACGCAGACAGATTCTGGCGCGGGTGACTGATCCCGTGGTACGCAACTGGTGGATGGCGACCTTTCCGAAACTGCGTTCGCTGAAAGGAGAAGATCCATTTGCCTCGGTGGAAAACAAACTGCGTCAGCTACTCACCAATTCCGTGATCCGCAACATGGTCTCGCAACCACAGAGCAGAATTGACTTCCGGGCGGCAATGGACAGTGGCAAGATTCTCATTCTCAATCTCTCCAAGGGAAAGCTGGGGGAACGAACGTCTTCATTTCTGGGTTCCCTGTTCGTGACCCAACTGCAGCTGGCTACGATGACTAGGGCCACCATCCCGGAGCAGGGACGCAGGCCGTTTTATCTTTACGTCGATGAGTTTCAGAATGTGGCGACTTCCAGTTTTGCGACGTTCCTGTCCGAAGCCCGTAAGTACAAACTCGGTCTCTGTCTGGCGACCCAGTTCCTCGATCAAGTCGATCCAGAGACCCTGCAGGCAGTCTTCGGCAATGTTGGCAGCCTGCTGGTGTTTGCGGTGGGGCCCAATGATGCGGAGATCCTGGCAGACCAACTGACAGGCCACGTCACGGCCGCCGATTTAATCGCACTTCCCAAATACCGTGCCTGTATCCGCCTCATGATTGACGGCATGTCCCGCCCCGCGTTTACCATGGAAACCATCAAACCCACAGAAATTACCGATTTGCATCGGGCCGCGATTGTACGCGCGCAATCACGGCGTCAATACGCGCAACCCCTCGAAACCGTGCAGACACGGATTCAAAAGGCATTTTCCTCGGCCTGGATGATGCTGCCCGATTACGTTGATCCCAACTTATTTCCGATGGGATATCATGGTCTGGGATTTTGCTGA